ttgaaaaaaattccaaatgataattttaaaaaatcaaaaaatgaCCAACACTTTAACAACATATTTGAGGGgtacacatatatgtatatataatcaAGGGCTTATATCCAAGTTATCAAAAGAAGAACATGGCGGGGATTAACCCAAGTAATAGAAATCTAAGGAATGTTGTTGGATGGAGAAAATTTGCTGCACTCTTTTTGGCACGAGGTCGAAGAAGACTTCCACCGCCATAGCTTCCTCCTGCTTTCCCTCCTTTCTTCTTTTGCTCAATAAttactttcttttctctttgaaCCATCTTCAAATGAAGTGCTTCATGCCAACCCTTGATTGTTTTTTCACGCCACTCCAAAACATCTgcatggaaaaaaattaaatgggttTCTTAATTGATGaccaaatattaaatttcgtGATCTACTTTTTCcatttacaaaattcaaaattcctttctcaaagcaaaagaaaaaaaaaccttacctTTGAGTTGTTTTTCCTTCATCAAGGGCTTGAGATCATTGACAGCAGCCTCTGATGGTGAGATGAAAGCTCTTTCACTTAAGAAACAtacaattatgaaaatgatcCATTGGAAAACccttctcttcattttctttccactAGCAATTTTTTCCCCTAGGGCTACTTTTTTTAGCCCTTTGAATTGTTTCTTTAATTAGCTTTGATGCCCGGTATTTATAATAAATCATTAAGGAATAATGCACacgttattttattttcaaaagatatgcttataatgtttgattAAATCATGGGATAAAGCTACTTTTAAATGCTCATGCATGTGATAGGGTGCTGCTCAAAAGGAATCCCAAGGCAACTAAGGACAAATGAAAAGCCATTGTCGgggaaattttttatataactggtatctttattttgaatactttataataattaaatcatgttattttttttaaaaaaattctaattcaaTGGttgatataattattattttccttcaaaatttacttattattatgtttatattatgaatgataaattgtttttgaaaataatatgacTGTATAAATATTATTCGGTATTAATAGAGGTGGAGAAGGAGAGGGGTACTGTTGAAAGAAActgattcatttattttaaaattaatagtcgGATAGGTAAAGAGATTCAAAATGAATgcttaaagtattaaaattttgagtggAGAGAAATCTCTTTACTAATCGACATTGGAACTATTATATGTCCAAGGATCAATATTGGAATTATTTCAAAGGTTTTTCCTGACTTTGTCCGTGTCAACAAACAATTCGAAATGTCTCCACTCTTTTAGAACAGGTCCAGGTCAAATAGCAATGATCCGAGGCACTTTTTTTTACACTATTTCGGAAACTCAAAAACTCAATCGTATGGATAtgtaaaatacaaaattttcaatcctAACAGGAAAATGAGGGAAACGGATACACAATTTAAAGTGAGTAAACAGAATTTCATATTTGAtctcataaatacatataaaattctGTAGAAAATCTAACCAAATTCAAATTGATAGagatataacaaatatattaatgttgaattttaatttgagatattaatagtgtgtatagaatttttaaaaattttaaatgtaaaatttaaatgtcaAACTTTAGTTAATACTTTTTCCTCAACTTTATTTAAAGTGTATATTTTAACCGAAGTATATAGAGACGGGGGCGGTTGATTAGCCATGTCCGACAAGGTTAAAGAATATACCTTACCAATTTCGAGGAATGCCTTTGCCAGCCTGGAAAGTAAAAAAGGATATATAAATGAAACCTTATTTTGCATTCCCAAGAAcctaaaaaatgagaaaaactCTCGTGGGAATTGTTGGTTCACCCCTTCCTAAATCCTAAGGTGACTGGGATTCAGGTAATTACTATAGGTTATccatattcttttaaatattttttatatatgtaaacatataaatatatttaagcttaatatcattttatccctgtattataatgaaattttcactttgatccttatgttaattttgattattttatctcatttattTTCATTCCATCAAAATTGTTTCCATTAAAAGAAATCTGATTTGATGGTTTAAGCCTATCAAATTCATATTCGAGGACAACTAATCTAAGTCTTTGACTCAAATGCCcgaatgtaatttttatttttctcttaatattaaaagatttcccttgtttttttctttatttgtttctctttcttctttcctAGTAAAAGTTCAGCTTTTCCAGCCGAAACTGTAGGTGCACGAACACTATCGCTAGCACTCACCATCGTCGTCGTTCCTCCGACCAATCCTAGTGAATCATCAGAGACCCAAGGGTTCCAATCCATTATGCCCAACCAAATGGTTTGTATGGCTCTTCATGATTTCATGAAATCGTGTAAACTCGTCTTAAGAAAATGGCTCTTCACCAGTTGTAACTTGTAACTAGTGCTTCTCAAAATCATTGGCTGGTATGTCACCAATGAAAGCCATACAAATGAAATCgcataataattatttcatatattcttttgattttttttttccaaagttcTGATTTTACCCAAAATTATTCAAAGCAAAAATCCAAAGTTTTGGCTTTACCCAAAATCATTCAAAGCaaaaatttaacccaaaatttccCCATTTGTCTAAACCTTTCCCGTTTCTTGTTCTCATGTTGTCAATCTTTTGCTCTTTAACATTACAGAAACCAAAACTTTAATATTGCACAAATAAtgatttttagaatatttataataatatgaattttattagttaatatttgGCAAGGAATTAGAGTTAGCTATTAGTCGTGACAAAGAAGAACACctgataaattaatttcattctcttatattttttttagttacacAAACCTTAAGTGATAAAGGCtataatttttatgagattttttttctGTGTAACCCTAATAGGTAATGAGATGGATTTATAATGATAAACTTTTAATTTGGTACATCCATAAAGTAACTGAATGAATGtataagatttaatttctattaaagcaaaacttttattccctttaaATTGGGCCCCAAACTTAGCTGGATTCACAAAATTGGGCTAAAAATCTTACATTCTCCCACTCGacctgtaacagcccgttttcagtaaaatcgaaatagtagtt
This genomic stretch from Gossypium raimondii isolate GPD5lz chromosome 6, ASM2569854v1, whole genome shotgun sequence harbors:
- the LOC105774385 gene encoding uncharacterized protein LOC105774385, whose translation is MKRRVFQWIIFIIVCFLSERAFISPSEAAVNDLKPLMKEKQLKDVLEWREKTIKGWHEALHLKMVQREKKVIIEQKKKGGKAGGSYGGGSLLRPRAKKSAANFLHPTTFLRFLLLGLIPAMFFF